Proteins found in one Panthera tigris isolate Pti1 chromosome B3, P.tigris_Pti1_mat1.1, whole genome shotgun sequence genomic segment:
- the TGM5 gene encoding protein-glutamine gamma-glutamyltransferase 5 translates to MEKDQERDGGGQDWTRLYSPALSYAPGCPVAGLEVALTDLQSSWNNVRHHTEEISSDRLLVRRGQAFNITLYFRKRGFQPGLDNIIFVAETGPLPDLSNGTRALFSLAGHHGPSPWIASLETNGASSLEVSLCAPPTAAVGRYLLKVHIDCFQKSVTAYQLGEFILLFNPWCPGDSVYLDSEPQRQEYVVNDYGFIYQGNKNWIRPCPWNYGQFEENIIDICLELLDKSLNFQIDPATDCALRGSPVYISRVVCAMINSNDDNGVLNGNWSESYLDGINPAEWTGSVAILKQWHATGCQPVRYGQCWVFAAIMCTVMRCLGIPTRVITNFDSGHDTDGNLIIDEYYDSTGRILENKKKDTVWNFHVWNECWMARKDLPPGYGGWQVLDATPQETSNGLYCCGPASVRAIKEGEVDLNYDTAFAFSMVNADCMSWLVYGGKEQKIHRDTNTVGNFISTKSIQSDERDDVTENYKYIEGSPQERLVFMRALQKLKARRSEGPHKADSQHSTPVPLNRDSPRSLHMPSLRPSDIVQVSLKFQLLDPPNMGQDIRFVLLALNMSLQFKDLKVNLSAQSLLHDGSPLPPFWQDTAFITLSPEEAKTHSCRIPYSQYSQYLSTDKLIRISALGEEKNSPEKILVDKIITLAYPGIMINVLGAAIVNQPLSIQVLFSNPLSEHVADCVLTVEGSGLFKKQQRVLIGVLKPQHRASITLETVPFKSGQRQIQANLRSNKFKDIKGYKNVYVDLRL, encoded by the exons ATGGaaaaagaccaagaaagagaTGG TGGTGGGCAAGATTGGACCAGACTCTACAGCCCTGCTCTTTCATATGCCCCTGGCTGCCCTGTTGCAGGGCTGGAGGTGGCCCTTACAGACCTCCAGAGCTCCTGGAACAATGTGCGGCACCACACAGAGGAGATCAGCTCTGACCGACTCCTGGTTCGCCGGGGCCAGGCCTTCAACATCACTCTGTACTTCAGGAAGCGGGGCTTCCAGCCAGGCCTGGACAATATCATCTTTGTGGCTGAGACTG GACCCCTACCAGACTTGTCCAATGGGACTCGAGCCCTGTTCAGCCTGGCAGGTCATCATGGTCCCAGCCCATGGATTGCCTCTCTGGAGACCAATGGGGCCAGCTCCCTGGAGGTGAGCCTGTGTGCCCCTCCCACGGCAGCCGTGGGTCGGTATCTCTTGAAAGTTCATATTGACTGTTTCCAGAAGTCTGTCACAGCCTACCAGCTTGGGGAGTTCATCCTGCTCTTCAATCCCTGGTGCCCAG GGGATTCTGTCTACTTGGACAGTGAGCCCCAGAGGCAGGAGTATGTCGTGAATGATTACGGCTTCATTTACCAAGGGAACAAGAATTGGATCCGCCCGTGTCCCTGGAACTATGGACAG TTTGAAGAGAATATCATAGACATCTGCCTGGAGCTACTAGACAAGAGTCTGAACTTCCAGATTGATCCAGCTACAGACTGTGCCCTGCGGGGAAGCCCCGTCTACATCAGCAGAGTGGTGTGTGCCATG atcaacAGCAACGATGACAATGGGGTGCTTAATGGAAACTGGAGTGAGAGTTATTTAGATGGCATCAACCCTGCAGAGTGGACCGGCAGTGTGGCCATCCTGAAACAGTGGCATGCCACAGGCTGCCAGCCAGTGCGCTACGGGCAGTGCTGGGTCTTTGCTGCCATCATGTGCACAG TAATGAGGTGCCTGGGGATCCCCACCCGTGTGATCACCAACTTTGACTCTGGCCACGACACAGATGGAAACCTGATCATAGATGAGTATTATGACAGCACAGGCAGGATCTTGGAGAATAAGAAGAAGGACACTGTCTG GAATTTTCATGTGTGGAATGAGTGTTGGATGGCCCGAAAGGACCTCCCTCCCGGATATGGAGGCTGGCAGGTGCTGGATGCCACCCCTCAGGAGACGAGCAATG GCCTCTACTGCTGTGGCCCTGCCTCTGTCAGAGCCATCAAAGAGGGAGAGGTGGATCTGAACTATGACACAGCCTTTGCCTTTTCCATGGTCAATGCTGACTGCATGTCCTGGCTTGTCTAcggagggaaggagcagaaaattCACCGGGACACGAATACTGTTGGCAATTTTATCAGCACCAAGAGCATTCAAAGTGATGAGCGAGATGACGTCACAGAGAACTACAAATACATAGAAG GTTCCCCCCAGGAGAGGCTGGTGTTTATGAGAGCTCTTCAGAAGCTGAAGGCTAGAAGGTCTGAAGGCCCCCACAAAGCAGACTCACAACATTCCACACCTGTGCCACTGAACAGGGACAGCCCTCGGAGCCTGCATATGCCTTCCCTTCGGCCCAGTGATATAGTCCAGGTCTCCTTGAAATTCCAGCTGCTCGACCCGCCCAACATGGGCCAGGACATAAGGTTTGTCCTGCTGGCCCTCAACATGTCACTCCAGTTCAAGGACCTCAAAGTGAACCTGAGTGCCCAGTCCCTGCTGCATGATggcagccccctgccccctttcTGGCAGGACACAGCCTTCATCACACTTTCTCCTGAAGAAG CAAAGACCCATTCCTGCAGAATTCCCTATTCCCAGTATAGCCAGTACCTGTCAACAGACAAGCTGATCCGCATCAGTGCCCTGGGCGAAGAGAAGAACAGTCCGGAAAAGATTCTGGTGGACAAGATCATCACCTTAGCTTATCCAGGCATCATGATTAAT GTTTTAGGAGCTGCCATTGTGAATCAGCCACTCTCCATACAGGTGCTGTTTTCAAACCCCCTCTCAGAGCATGTTGCAGATTGTGTGCTGACTGTGGAAGGAAGTGGTCTCTTCAAGAAACAGCAGAGAGTTCT CATTGGAGTCCTCAAACCTCAACACAGGGCCAGCATCACCCTGGAGACTGTCCCCTTCAAGAGTGGCCAAAGGCAGATCCAAGCTAATCTGAGGAGCAACAAGTTTAAGGACATCAAGGGTTACAAGAATGTCTATGTAGACTTGAGGTTATAA